The following are encoded together in the Culex pipiens pallens isolate TS chromosome 1, TS_CPP_V2, whole genome shotgun sequence genome:
- the LOC120413206 gene encoding beta-1,4-mannosyltransferase egh codes for MLNSISKHLLHCALLFTLLIVFEVFSGGIKVNENSFVAIDPWEEYGTIPTLLLYTLRLLTFLTLPQVLFNFFGLVFYNAFPEKVVLKGSPLLAPFICIRVVTRGDYPDLVKSNVLRNMNTCLDTGLENFLVEVVSDKPVNLPKHRRTREIVVPKDYKTKTGALFKSRALQYCLEDNVNVLNNNDWVVHLDEETLLTENSVRGIINFVLDGKHPFGQGLITYANENVVNWLTTLADSFRVSDDMGKLRLQFKMFHKPYFSWKGSYVVTQVHAEKEVSFDNGIDGSVAEDCFFAMRAFAAGYTFNFIEGEMYEKSPFTLLDFLQQRKRWLQGILLVVHSKTIPVRNKLLLGISVYSWVTMPLSTSNMIFAGLYPIPCPNLVDFLCAFIAGFNIYMYVFGVIKSFSLYRFGVVKFLACVLGALCTIPINVVIENVAVIWGLVGKKHKFYVVQKDVRALVTV; via the exons ATGCTGAACTCCATCTCGAAGCATCTGCTTCACTGCGCGCTGCTCTTCACGCTGTTGATCGTGTTCGAGGTGTTCTCCGGCGGCATCAAGGTCAACGAAAACAGCTTCGTCGCGATCGACCCCTGGGAGGAGTATGGCACCATTCCGACGCTGCTGCTGTACACGCTCCGGTTGCTTACGTTCCTCACGCTGCCCCAGGTGCTGTTCAACTTCTTCGGGCTGGTGTTCTACAACGCCTTCCCGGAGAAGGTAGTGCTGAAGGGTTCGCCGCTGCTGGCGCCCTTCATCTGCATCCGGGTGGTGACCCGCGGCGACTACCCGGACCTAGTCAAGTCGAACGTCCTGCGCAACATGAACACCTGCCTGGACACCGGCCTCGAGAACTTCCTGGTGGAGGTCGTCAGCGACAAGCCGGTAAATCTTCCGAAACATCGCCGCACGAGGGAGATTGTCGTCCCGAAGGACTACAAAACCAAAACCGGTGCCCTGTTCAAGTCGCGTGCCCTGCAGTACTGCCTGGAGGACAACGTGAACGTACTTAACAACAACGACTGGGTGGTCCACCTGGACGAGGAAACGCTCCTCACCGAGAACAGCGTCCGCGGCATCATCAACTTTGTCCTGGACGGGAAGCACCCCTTCGGGCAGGGCCTGATCACGTACGCCAACGAGAACGTCGTCAACTGGCTGACGACGCTGGCGGACAGCTTCCGCGTTTCGGACGACATGGGCAAGCTGCGGCTGCAGTTCAAGATGTTCCACAAGCCGTACTTTAGCTGGAAGGGCAGTTACGTGGTTACTCAG GTCCACGCCGAGAAGGAGGTCTCGTTCGACAACGGCATCGACGGTTCGGTCGCGGAGGACTGCTTCTTCGCGATGCGGGCCTTTGCCGCCGGGTACACCTTCAACTTCATCGAGGGCGAAATGTACGAGAAGAGCCCGTTCACGCTGCTCGACTTTCTGCAGCAGCGCAAACGCTGGCTCCAGGGCATCCTGCTGGTGGTCCACTCGAAGACGATCCCGGTGCGCAACAAGCTGCTGCTCGGGATCAGCGTGTACTCCTGGGTCACGATGCCCCTGTCGACGTCCAATATGATCTTCGCGGGGCTGTACCCTATTCCGTGCCCGAACCTGGTGGACTTTTTGTGCGCGTTCATCGCCGGGTTCAACATCTACATGTACGTGTTCGGGGTGATCAAGAGCTTCTCGCTGTACCGGTTCGGCGTGGTCAAGTTCCTGGCGTGCGTGTTGGGCGCGCTGTGCACCATCCCGATCAACGTGGTCATCGAGAACGTGGCGGTGATTTGGGGGCTGGTCGGGAAGAAGCACAAGTTTTACGTGGTGCAGAAGGACGTCCGGGCGCTTGTTACCGTTTAA